Proteins encoded by one window of Tepidibacillus fermentans:
- a CDS encoding OsmC family protein, with the protein MAIQEFKATVSLKEGLFVEANARGFTVQMDEPEQLGGTNKAMNPVEMLLSALGGCLSITIAAFSKAAHVEIEDCKVHVTGDLDPDGFLGLNKDVRKGFTQIRYQVELVSNSPEDKIKKLMQMVEEKCPVSDTLKGVEVIGDVKIVR; encoded by the coding sequence ATGGCAATTCAAGAATTCAAAGCAACTGTTTCATTAAAAGAAGGATTATTTGTGGAGGCAAATGCAAGAGGGTTTACCGTTCAAATGGATGAACCTGAACAACTTGGTGGAACAAACAAAGCGATGAACCCCGTAGAAATGTTATTGTCAGCACTAGGGGGATGTCTATCAATCACGATTGCAGCATTTAGCAAAGCAGCTCATGTTGAGATTGAGGATTGTAAGGTACATGTGACTGGTGATTTAGATCCAGATGGTTTTTTAGGATTAAACAAAGATGTAAGGAAGGGATTTACTCAGATCCGTTACCAAGTAGAGTTGGTATCAAATTCTCCCGAAGATAAAATTAAAAAATTGATGCAAATGGTAGAAGAGAAATGTCCGGTTTCCGATACTCTAAAGGGCGTAGAAGTGATCGGCGATGTGAAGATTGTGAGATAA
- a CDS encoding TAXI family TRAP transporter solute-binding subunit yields MKKSYVLLAIVLLLSLSLVGCGGGKASQLIIATGGTGGTYYPLGGGIAQIIKDNTKMDATAQVTGASVENMRLLSKGDVDLAFTQSDIADYASKGTEMFKDTPVKNLKAISSLYNETVQIVTTVNSGINSVADLKGKRVSVGAAGSGVEANAKQILEVYGLKFEDLKAEHLSFGDSSQRIQDGQLDAAFITAGAPTAAVNELSATTKFKILSLDQDKIKELITKYPYYVEDVIPAKTYAGQDQDVKTVAVKSILVARGDLSEDQVYDITKSLFEHLDKLVAINKKAESIKLETALDGINLEIHPGAAKYYKEKEILK; encoded by the coding sequence ATGAAGAAGAGTTATGTTTTACTAGCGATCGTACTTTTGTTATCCCTAAGCTTGGTTGGATGTGGGGGTGGAAAAGCCAGTCAATTAATCATTGCAACTGGAGGCACTGGTGGAACATATTATCCTCTTGGTGGAGGAATTGCCCAAATTATTAAAGATAATACAAAAATGGATGCAACTGCTCAAGTTACAGGAGCATCTGTTGAAAATATGCGTTTACTAAGTAAAGGCGATGTAGATTTAGCTTTTACTCAATCCGATATTGCTGATTATGCAAGTAAGGGTACAGAAATGTTTAAAGATACTCCGGTAAAAAATTTAAAAGCTATTTCTTCCTTATATAATGAAACCGTTCAAATTGTAACAACTGTAAATAGTGGGATTAATTCTGTTGCCGATCTTAAAGGGAAACGTGTTTCTGTTGGAGCTGCTGGTAGTGGAGTAGAGGCAAACGCAAAACAAATCCTTGAAGTCTATGGGTTAAAGTTTGAAGATTTAAAAGCAGAGCATTTATCATTCGGTGATTCTTCTCAAAGAATTCAAGACGGACAACTGGATGCAGCTTTTATTACTGCTGGTGCACCTACAGCAGCTGTCAACGAATTATCTGCAACCACTAAATTTAAAATTCTTTCTCTAGATCAGGATAAAATTAAAGAATTAATAACGAAATACCCATACTATGTTGAAGATGTAATTCCGGCAAAAACATATGCTGGTCAAGATCAAGATGTAAAAACTGTTGCCGTAAAATCCATTCTTGTTGCTAGAGGAGATTTATCAGAAGATCAAGTCTATGATATAACAAAGTCCCTTTTTGAGCACCTAGACAAACTAGTCGCGATAAATAAAAAAGCCGAGTCGATAAAATTAGAAACAGCATTAGATGGGATAAATTTAGAAATTCACCCAGGTGCTGCGAAATACTATAAAGAAAAGGAAATTTTAAAGTAA
- a CDS encoding pyridoxal phosphate-dependent aminotransferase, which produces MQLAKRVSELTPSSTLAITAKAKELRSKGIDVVGLGAGEPDFNTPDHIIEAATQAMKKGFTKYTPASGIPELKQAIVDKFKRDNGLHYEMNQVMVTLGAKHALYNFFQAVCNPGDEVIIPIPYWVSYPEQVKLAEAVPVFVEGNKDNQYKITAEQLEKAITKRTKAFILNSPSNPTGTVYTKEELSEIAEVCKKYDLYVVSDEIYEKLIYDGVEHVSIASLSEDAYQRTVIVNGVSKPYSMTGWRIGYIAGNKELIKVMTDLASHSTSNPVSFAQYGALEAINGPQDELEKMRETFEQRRNILLNLIDEIPGLKAIRPQGAFYVFIDVSEVLTTKSRQFKDADEWAKALLEEAKVAVIPGSGFGAPNHIRVSYATSIEQLQEGMRRIKEFIHSLNA; this is translated from the coding sequence GTGCAATTAGCAAAAAGGGTTTCAGAGTTAACCCCTTCTTCCACTTTAGCAATTACGGCTAAAGCAAAGGAATTGCGGAGTAAAGGAATTGATGTTGTAGGGTTGGGTGCAGGTGAACCGGATTTTAATACACCGGATCACATTATCGAGGCAGCAACGCAGGCGATGAAAAAAGGATTTACGAAGTATACTCCTGCTTCCGGTATTCCTGAACTTAAACAAGCAATTGTTGACAAATTTAAACGAGATAATGGATTACATTATGAAATGAACCAGGTAATGGTTACGTTAGGAGCAAAACATGCGTTATATAATTTCTTTCAAGCAGTATGTAATCCCGGAGACGAGGTTATTATTCCAATACCTTATTGGGTAAGTTATCCCGAACAGGTAAAATTAGCAGAAGCTGTTCCAGTCTTTGTGGAAGGAAATAAAGATAACCAATATAAAATTACAGCAGAACAATTAGAAAAGGCGATTACGAAGCGAACCAAAGCATTCATCCTCAATTCACCAAGTAATCCAACTGGAACCGTTTATACAAAAGAAGAGCTATCTGAAATTGCTGAAGTATGTAAAAAGTATGACCTCTATGTGGTATCGGACGAAATATATGAAAAACTGATATATGATGGGGTCGAGCATGTCAGTATTGCCAGCCTTAGTGAAGATGCTTATCAGCGAACTGTAATTGTTAACGGTGTTTCTAAACCTTATTCGATGACCGGTTGGAGGATTGGCTACATTGCGGGAAACAAGGAACTGATTAAAGTCATGACCGATTTGGCTAGTCACAGTACATCCAATCCAGTTTCTTTTGCTCAATATGGTGCATTAGAAGCAATAAACGGCCCTCAAGATGAACTAGAAAAAATGAGAGAAACCTTTGAACAACGACGAAACATTCTTTTAAATTTGATTGATGAAATTCCAGGATTAAAAGCAATTCGGCCTCAAGGAGCATTTTATGTTTTTATCGATGTTTCAGAAGTTCTAACAACGAAAAGTAGACAATTTAAAGATGCTGACGAATGGGCGAAAGCTTTATTGGAAGAAGCAAAAGTAGCTGTGATTCCTGGGTCGGGCTTTGGAGCACCTAATCATATTAGAGTTTCCTATGCTACTTCAATCGAGCAGTTGCAAGAAGGAATGAGACGAATTAAGGAATTTATTCATTCTTTAAATGCGTAA
- a CDS encoding 3-hydroxyacyl-CoA dehydrogenase family protein — MTIRKVGVIGAGVMGTGITQMLAEHGIDVIVIDKEKSILEDSKENLIVTLDKSIEKWGITVTEKKVILSKIHYTLDKQSLTEVDLVIESIDEILEEKKNLFQEIDQICKPETIFATNTSTLSVTELASQTGRPDKFIGLNFTYPVVKRKLVQIIRGLKTSDSTYQIAKEFIETMGKTGIQVFESPGYVTVRLMIPLINEAINIVMEGVASEEDVDIAMKLGFGFPYGPLEMADRMGLDAVLRASEAMYREYGDGRYRPALALKKLVRAGHLGEKTGQGFFKYENGERIK; from the coding sequence ATGACCATTCGAAAAGTTGGGGTTATTGGTGCAGGTGTCATGGGTACTGGGATTACTCAGATGCTTGCAGAACATGGAATTGATGTGATCGTCATTGATAAAGAAAAGAGTATTTTGGAGGATTCCAAAGAAAATTTAATTGTTACTTTAGATAAATCGATTGAAAAATGGGGAATTACAGTAACTGAGAAAAAAGTGATTTTATCTAAAATTCACTATACACTGGATAAACAGTCTCTAACAGAAGTCGATTTAGTGATTGAAAGTATTGATGAAATACTTGAAGAGAAAAAAAATCTCTTTCAAGAGATTGATCAGATCTGTAAACCAGAAACAATCTTTGCAACCAATACTTCCACATTAAGTGTAACGGAATTAGCGAGTCAAACAGGAAGACCAGATAAATTTATCGGTTTAAACTTTACATACCCGGTTGTTAAACGTAAACTTGTTCAGATCATTCGTGGATTAAAAACTTCAGATTCTACATATCAAATTGCAAAAGAATTTATTGAGACAATGGGAAAAACTGGGATACAGGTTTTTGAATCGCCCGGTTATGTTACTGTTCGATTAATGATCCCTTTAATTAATGAGGCGATTAATATCGTAATGGAAGGAGTCGCTTCCGAAGAAGATGTAGATATTGCCATGAAACTTGGTTTTGGTTTTCCATATGGTCCATTAGAAATGGCGGATCGTATGGGATTAGACGCCGTGTTACGTGCTAGTGAAGCGATGTATAGAGAATATGGTGATGGTCGTTACCGTCCTGCCTTAGCATTAAAAAAATTAGTTCGAGCAGGGCATCTTGGAGAGAAAACAGGTCAAGGTTTCTTTAAATACGAAAATGGTGAACGCATTAAGTAA
- a CDS encoding DUF1850 domain-containing protein yields MIILIMLLLYNLPLVPMLTLIEGDSGKILLRIPVNGNDHFSIEYIHSIHKTPVIDTFYIDSNQNIVVDQTTFDTYGVGMPSDVEKGETFTIKNGKFVLNHLNRVLPYFDMRVGQVIANHQFIVHQRKIPLAKLTRPGNWVRFKVQKLSLLQLMKGGS; encoded by the coding sequence GTGATAATTCTCATCATGCTGTTACTTTATAATCTTCCTTTAGTACCTATGTTAACACTTATCGAAGGAGATTCGGGAAAAATATTACTCCGTATCCCCGTTAATGGAAATGATCACTTTTCTATTGAATATATCCATTCCATTCATAAAACACCTGTTATTGACACTTTTTATATTGACTCCAATCAAAATATTGTAGTAGATCAAACCACTTTTGACACTTATGGTGTTGGCATGCCATCAGACGTAGAAAAAGGTGAAACATTTACCATTAAAAATGGGAAATTCGTATTGAATCATCTCAATCGAGTTCTTCCATATTTTGATATGAGGGTTGGCCAAGTGATTGCAAACCATCAATTCATTGTACACCAGAGAAAAATACCATTAGCAAAGTTAACTAGACCTGGGAATTGGGTCCGATTTAAAGTGCAAAAATTAAGCTTATTGCAACTGATGAAGGGAGGTAGTTAA
- a CDS encoding AAA family ATPase, translating into MAKDVFLGFIPALIIFLGISGYNVGPFVFLFFIVLAGIFLFSDKKGNILGLRRDGKSRAHAVVKTNVKFEDIGGQERAKNELKEALDFLIYQDKIEQYGIRPLKGILLFGPPGTGKTLMAKAAADYTDSVFVVASGSEFVEMYVGVGAQRIRDLFDEAKMLAKRNKKNSAIIFIDEIDVIGGKRDGNGLKEYDQTLNQLLTEMDGMKANDHPQILVIAATNRKDLLDPALLRPGRFDRHIIVDLPDKNARKKILEIHTKSKPLATDIDLNQLSMETYGFSGAQLESVANEAAIYALRENKLEITAKHFSNAIDKVLMGEQTDREASKEEKRRVAIHELGHAIVAEKVKPGSVSQVALRPRGQALGYVRHNPSDEQYLHTRKSIEQQIMIALGGAVAEEIFYGTRSTGSKNDFDQVLNLIQHMIETGLTSLGIVNTNYVAKDELVKETNEILDLLLTKTRVLLQHHKTVIEEALDQLEKEEVLSGEEFRQMIDKISKNEKSQIV; encoded by the coding sequence TTGGCTAAAGATGTATTTTTGGGTTTTATCCCTGCTTTAATTATATTTCTAGGTATAAGTGGTTATAATGTTGGACCATTTGTCTTTTTGTTTTTCATTGTACTAGCAGGTATATTTTTATTTTCTGATAAAAAGGGTAACATTCTTGGTCTACGACGAGATGGAAAAAGTCGTGCCCATGCAGTCGTTAAAACAAATGTAAAATTTGAAGATATCGGCGGGCAAGAACGAGCGAAAAATGAGCTAAAAGAAGCATTAGATTTTTTGATCTATCAAGATAAAATTGAACAATATGGCATTCGTCCTTTAAAAGGGATTTTACTATTTGGTCCACCAGGAACGGGTAAAACCTTAATGGCTAAGGCTGCAGCGGATTATACTGATTCTGTCTTTGTCGTTGCTTCCGGTAGTGAATTTGTTGAAATGTATGTTGGTGTAGGAGCACAACGGATCCGTGATCTTTTTGATGAAGCGAAAATGTTGGCTAAAAGAAACAAAAAAAATAGTGCGATCATCTTTATTGATGAAATTGATGTAATTGGTGGCAAGAGAGATGGGAATGGTCTAAAAGAATATGACCAGACATTAAACCAATTACTAACTGAAATGGATGGTATGAAAGCAAATGATCATCCACAAATCCTTGTGATTGCTGCAACGAACCGAAAAGATCTTCTTGATCCAGCTTTGCTTCGTCCTGGTCGATTTGATCGTCATATTATTGTAGATTTACCTGATAAAAATGCAAGAAAAAAAATCTTAGAAATTCATACGAAATCAAAGCCATTGGCTACGGATATTGATTTAAATCAGTTATCGATGGAAACATATGGTTTTTCTGGCGCTCAATTAGAAAGTGTGGCCAATGAGGCTGCCATCTATGCTTTACGAGAAAATAAGTTAGAGATTACTGCAAAACATTTTTCCAATGCAATTGATAAAGTTTTAATGGGAGAACAAACCGATCGTGAAGCATCTAAGGAAGAAAAAAGAAGGGTAGCGATTCACGAATTAGGCCATGCCATAGTTGCTGAAAAAGTAAAACCGGGTTCGGTCTCACAAGTTGCATTACGACCACGAGGGCAGGCGCTTGGTTATGTTCGTCATAACCCTTCTGATGAGCAATATTTACACACCCGTAAATCTATAGAACAACAAATCATGATTGCTTTAGGTGGGGCTGTAGCTGAAGAGATTTTTTATGGTACTAGAAGTACTGGATCAAAAAATGACTTTGACCAAGTCTTAAATCTAATTCAACATATGATTGAAACAGGTTTAACTTCTTTGGGAATCGTTAATACTAATTATGTTGCAAAAGATGAATTAGTCAAAGAAACAAATGAAATTTTAGATCTGTTATTAACGAAAACGAGAGTGTTGTTACAACATCATAAAACGGTGATAGAAGAAGCGCTCGATCAATTAGAAAAAGAGGAAGTCTTATCAGGAGAAGAGTTTAGGCAAATGATTGATAAAATCTCAAAAAATGAAAAAAGCCAAATCGTTTGA
- a CDS encoding acetate/propionate family kinase, whose amino-acid sequence MKIFVLNCGSSSLKYQLFDMKDESVIASGKVERIGMEDAILTHEPTGKEDVKLVTEILDHTTAIEKVFNYLVDPKYGVISDINEIEAVGHRVVHGGEVFSDSVKVDAQVKAAIKGTFDLAPLHNPANLVGIEAVETVLPGVPNVAVFDTAFHQTMPKKAYMYALPRILYKKHKIRRYGFHGTSHKYVSQKAAEFLSKSIEDLKIVSCHIGNGASIAAIDKGKSVDTSMGMTPLEGLMMGTRSGDIDPAIIPFVMEKEGLTLNEVNSMLNKHSGLLGVSGIGSDMRDIEENMDSNENAKLAFEMYEYRIRKYIGAYAAAMNGIDVLIFTAGVGENSNILRKAITDHLSYLGIEIDEEINNTRSKQVRRISTPNSKVEVLVVPTNEELMIARDTLRIVKSSK is encoded by the coding sequence ATGAAAATTTTTGTTTTGAATTGCGGGAGCTCATCGTTAAAATACCAGCTTTTTGATATGAAGGATGAATCTGTGATTGCCTCAGGAAAAGTAGAACGAATCGGTATGGAAGATGCCATTTTAACCCATGAACCTACTGGAAAAGAAGACGTGAAATTAGTTACTGAGATTCTTGACCATACTACAGCCATTGAAAAAGTTTTCAACTATCTTGTTGATCCGAAATATGGAGTTATCTCTGACATCAATGAGATTGAAGCAGTTGGCCATCGCGTCGTTCACGGTGGAGAGGTTTTTTCTGATTCTGTCAAAGTAGATGCTCAAGTAAAAGCGGCGATAAAAGGAACATTTGATTTGGCGCCTTTACATAATCCAGCTAACTTGGTTGGGATCGAAGCCGTTGAAACAGTACTACCTGGTGTTCCCAATGTTGCTGTTTTTGATACCGCTTTTCATCAAACAATGCCTAAAAAAGCATATATGTATGCATTACCTCGAATCTTATACAAAAAGCATAAAATTAGAAGATACGGATTTCATGGAACTTCACATAAATATGTAAGCCAAAAAGCAGCCGAGTTTTTAAGTAAGTCGATCGAAGATTTAAAAATCGTATCATGTCATATTGGAAATGGGGCGAGTATAGCAGCAATCGACAAAGGAAAATCCGTGGATACCAGTATGGGAATGACCCCGTTAGAAGGGCTAATGATGGGAACACGTAGTGGTGATATCGATCCGGCAATTATTCCCTTTGTCATGGAGAAAGAAGGTTTAACCTTAAATGAAGTGAATTCAATGTTAAATAAACATAGTGGTTTGCTCGGAGTTTCTGGCATTGGAAGCGATATGAGAGATATTGAAGAAAATATGGATTCTAATGAAAATGCGAAACTTGCTTTTGAAATGTATGAGTATCGAATTCGCAAATACATCGGAGCATATGCTGCTGCAATGAACGGAATTGATGTACTGATTTTCACTGCTGGAGTAGGTGAGAACTCGAATATTTTAAGAAAAGCGATTACGGATCATCTAAGCTATTTGGGAATTGAGATTGATGAGGAGATCAATAATACTAGATCAAAACAAGTTAGAAGAATCAGTACACCCAATTCCAAAGTAGAAGTATTAGTTGTTCCAACTAATGAAGAGTTAATGATTGCCAGAGATACCTTAAGAATAGTAAAATCAAGTAAATAA
- the asnS gene encoding asparagine--tRNA ligase → MLVTIRNIAQYVNQEVKLGVWLYNKRSSGKIQFLQLRDGTSFIQGVVVKNEVPEQVWNDSKSLTQESSFYVTGIVREDQRSKLGYELAITNIEIIQIAEDYPITKKEHGTDFLMDHRHLWMRTPRQNAILRIRSEIIRAIQEFLNEKGFTLVDPPILTPTSAEGTTNLFHTKYFDEDAYLSQSGQLYMEAAAMALGRVYSFGPTFRAEKSKTRRHLIEFWMIEPEMAFVEHEENLQIQEEFVSHVIQSVVTNCRYELETLGRDISKLEKVQAPFPRITYDEAIKLLQEQGHEIQWGDDFGAPHETAIAESFDRPVFITHYPTELKAFYMKPDPNRPDVVLCADLIAPEGYGEIIGGSQRIDDPKLLEQRFKEHHLSPEAYKWYLDIRKYGSVPHSGFGLGLERTVAWICGLDHVRETIPFPRLLNRLYP, encoded by the coding sequence TTGCTTGTTACCATTCGAAATATAGCACAATATGTAAATCAAGAAGTAAAACTAGGAGTTTGGTTATATAATAAACGTTCTAGTGGTAAGATCCAATTTCTTCAACTGCGTGATGGGACCAGTTTTATTCAGGGAGTTGTCGTAAAAAATGAAGTCCCAGAACAAGTTTGGAATGATAGTAAATCATTAACCCAAGAAAGTTCTTTTTATGTTACAGGCATTGTTAGAGAAGACCAACGTTCAAAACTTGGTTACGAACTAGCGATTACGAATATTGAAATCATTCAAATTGCGGAGGATTATCCTATTACAAAGAAAGAACATGGAACAGACTTTTTAATGGACCATCGTCATCTTTGGATGAGAACTCCTCGTCAAAATGCAATCTTACGTATTCGAAGCGAAATTATCCGTGCGATTCAAGAATTTTTAAATGAAAAAGGTTTTACATTAGTGGATCCACCGATCTTGACCCCAACTTCTGCAGAAGGAACCACTAACCTTTTCCATACGAAATATTTTGACGAAGATGCGTATTTGTCTCAGAGTGGTCAATTATATATGGAAGCGGCAGCTATGGCATTAGGCCGTGTTTATTCATTTGGACCTACATTCCGTGCGGAAAAGTCAAAAACTAGACGACATTTGATTGAATTTTGGATGATTGAACCAGAAATGGCCTTTGTTGAACACGAGGAAAACTTACAAATCCAAGAGGAGTTTGTCTCACACGTAATTCAATCTGTCGTTACGAACTGCCGATATGAATTAGAAACACTTGGTCGTGACATTTCCAAGTTAGAAAAGGTTCAAGCTCCATTCCCACGTATTACATATGACGAAGCAATTAAGCTGTTGCAGGAACAAGGGCATGAGATTCAGTGGGGTGATGATTTTGGAGCACCACATGAGACAGCAATTGCAGAAAGCTTTGACCGACCTGTTTTCATTACCCATTACCCGACAGAATTAAAAGCATTCTATATGAAGCCAGATCCAAATCGTCCTGATGTTGTGTTATGTGCAGATTTAATTGCTCCAGAAGGATACGGCGAGATCATTGGTGGAAGTCAACGGATTGACGATCCTAAGTTATTAGAACAACGGTTCAAAGAGCATCATTTATCGCCGGAGGCTTATAAATGGTATCTCGATATTAGAAAATATGGTAGTGTGCCACATAGTGGCTTTGGTTTAGGACTCGAGCGAACTGTGGCTTGGATCTGTGGATTAGATCATGTTCGTGAAACGATTCCATTCCCTCGACTCTTGAATCGACTCTACCCATAA
- a CDS encoding DnaD domain-containing protein has product MQNENQFFLELLEEGSTTISNLLLSHYKELGLSDQEMMLIIHLLYYQGKGNSFPAVTELERRMTLNTEEMMRLLQRLVRQNYIRIDEKKDEVTGILSEVYNLTPLYQKLIHLMIHQYQKQQIEIRQQEKKEEVINIFQTFEQEFGRPLSPMEIEMINTWIDQDHYSIELIHYALKEAVFSNKLSFRYIDKILFEWQRKNLKTVDQIKLHLKKFREKQPTIKNQPFEEKKEYPEFEFYNWLENDES; this is encoded by the coding sequence TTGCAAAATGAAAATCAATTTTTTCTCGAGTTACTTGAAGAAGGTTCAACGACAATTTCTAACCTATTACTTTCTCATTATAAAGAGCTAGGGCTATCTGACCAAGAAATGATGCTCATTATCCACTTGCTTTATTATCAAGGGAAAGGTAATTCGTTTCCTGCTGTCACAGAATTAGAACGGCGAATGACATTAAATACTGAAGAGATGATGCGCCTCTTACAAAGATTAGTCCGTCAAAATTATATTCGTATTGATGAAAAAAAGGATGAAGTAACTGGAATATTATCTGAAGTCTATAATCTAACTCCGCTTTATCAAAAATTGATACATTTGATGATTCATCAGTATCAAAAACAACAAATAGAAATAAGACAACAAGAAAAAAAAGAAGAGGTAATCAACATTTTTCAAACCTTTGAACAAGAATTTGGCCGACCGTTATCCCCTATGGAAATTGAAATGATTAATACATGGATCGATCAAGATCATTATTCGATTGAACTTATCCATTATGCATTAAAAGAAGCTGTATTCTCTAATAAACTTAGTTTTCGTTACATTGATAAGATTCTATTTGAATGGCAAAGAAAAAATTTAAAAACAGTTGACCAGATTAAATTACATCTCAAAAAATTTCGTGAAAAACAACCAACAATTAAGAACCAACCCTTTGAGGAGAAGAAAGAGTATCCTGAATTTGAATTTTATAATTGGTTAGAAAATGATGAATCTTAA
- a CDS encoding TRAP transporter permease, translating to MSQDIKHLTEKEMHQLLSKYDRESNFYKYTGFMKWLVTILAAGFSLFQIYAALFGNIPLQLLVPVHLGFGLTLIYILFPTKKYVKKSNLFTIILDFLLPILSAGVGFYWVFEYKDLIIRAGNYNQLDFVMGLIAILLVVEASRRVVGIPITVIALFFLIYAKFGNYFPSFLSFRGLSYERIVSHMYYTLDGILGTPLQVSAKFIFLFLLFGAFLEKTGVGQYFNDLALLIAGKRVGGPAKVAVFSSALQGTISGSSVANVVTSGSFTIPMMRKLGYRKEFAGAVEAAASTGGQIMPPIMGAAAFLMAEFIGMSYWDIAKAAAVPAILYFTGIWIMVHFEAKRTGLRGLTDEELPDKKEILKKLYLLIPLFVIIGLLMSGKSATFSAISGILSTIIVGIIGMLLGHNEMKLKDIFFALEDGAKASLGVIAATAAAGIIVGTVTLTGLGLKFANGLIEFSGGLLIPTLFLTMISSIILGMGSPTTANYIITSTIAAPAIIQLGVPALAAHMFTFYFGIVADITPPVALAAFAASGIAGGKPIRTGAEATRLAIAAFIIPYIFVLSPQLLLVNTTILKTLWIITTAFVGMLGISAGLMGYWFRPMYWIERVLAIPAGLMLIVPGLWTDSVGLGILVLLFIIQFTTRKKMKKIANAEVK from the coding sequence ATGAGTCAAGATATTAAACATTTAACTGAAAAAGAGATGCATCAGTTATTAAGTAAATACGATAGAGAGTCAAATTTTTATAAATATACAGGATTTATGAAATGGTTGGTGACCATTTTGGCAGCTGGCTTTTCACTTTTTCAGATTTACGCTGCACTTTTTGGTAATATCCCACTTCAATTATTAGTTCCTGTACATTTAGGTTTCGGTTTAACATTGATCTATATTTTGTTTCCTACAAAAAAATATGTTAAAAAAAGCAATTTGTTTACAATAATTCTTGATTTTTTATTACCTATATTAAGTGCAGGGGTTGGTTTTTATTGGGTTTTTGAGTATAAAGATTTAATTATAAGAGCTGGGAATTATAACCAATTGGATTTTGTTATGGGGTTGATCGCTATACTTCTAGTAGTAGAAGCTTCTAGAAGAGTAGTTGGAATTCCAATTACAGTGATTGCTTTATTTTTCTTGATTTATGCTAAATTTGGCAATTATTTTCCATCGTTTTTAAGTTTTCGGGGGCTATCTTATGAACGTATCGTGTCACATATGTATTATACTTTAGACGGTATTCTTGGAACTCCTTTACAAGTGTCGGCAAAGTTTATCTTCTTATTTTTGTTGTTCGGAGCATTTTTAGAAAAAACAGGAGTAGGTCAGTATTTCAATGATCTAGCATTATTGATTGCTGGAAAACGTGTAGGTGGTCCTGCAAAAGTAGCTGTATTTTCAAGTGCATTACAGGGGACTATTAGTGGAAGTTCAGTTGCCAACGTAGTTACTTCTGGATCATTTACCATTCCAATGATGAGAAAATTGGGGTATCGTAAAGAGTTTGCTGGAGCAGTAGAAGCAGCAGCTTCTACTGGTGGACAAATTATGCCACCTATTATGGGAGCTGCAGCCTTTTTGATGGCTGAATTTATTGGGATGTCTTATTGGGATATTGCAAAAGCGGCTGCAGTACCTGCAATTCTATATTTCACAGGGATCTGGATTATGGTTCACTTTGAAGCAAAAAGAACGGGGCTACGGGGTTTAACTGATGAAGAGTTGCCTGATAAAAAAGAAATTTTAAAGAAACTATATTTACTAATTCCTTTATTTGTTATTATTGGACTTCTCATGAGTGGAAAGTCTGCAACCTTTTCTGCAATTAGTGGGATATTGAGTACAATTATTGTTGGAATAATCGGTATGTTGCTAGGACATAACGAAATGAAATTAAAAGATATATTTTTTGCTTTGGAAGATGGAGCAAAAGCATCATTAGGAGTTATTGCGGCTACTGCCGCTGCAGGGATTATAGTAGGTACTGTTACACTAACTGGATTAGGGTTAAAATTCGCCAATGGATTAATTGAATTTTCGGGTGGATTACTTATTCCAACTCTCTTTTTAACGATGATTTCATCAATTATATTAGGAATGGGTTCTCCAACAACAGCGAATTATATTATCACTTCAACAATCGCTGCACCAGCGATTATACAATTAGGAGTTCCAGCACTTGCAGCTCATATGTTCACATTCTATTTTGGAATTGTGGCCGATATCACCCCACCAGTTGCGCTTGCAGCTTTTGCGGCATCAGGAATAGCTGGAGGTAAACCGATTCGAACGGGTGCAGAAGCAACAAGATTAGCGATTGCAGCATTTATTATTCCATATATTTTTGTGTTATCTCCTCAATTACTACTTGTTAATACAACGATATTAAAAACATTGTGGATTATCACTACAGCATTCGTTGGTATGTTGGGAATAAGTGCAGGATTAATGGGATACTGGTTCAGACCAATGTATTGGATTGAAAGAGTATTAGCAATACCTGCAGGGCTTATGCTCATCGTTCCAGGATTATGGACCGATTCGGTTGGATTAGGTATCTTAGTGTTACTATTTATCATTCAATTCACAACGAGAAAAAAAATGAAAAAAATTGCAAATGCTGAAGTCAAATAA